One genomic segment of Candidatus Cloacimonadota bacterium includes these proteins:
- the malQ gene encoding 4-alpha-glucanotransferase, giving the protein MKFKRSCGVLLHPTSLPSKYGIGDLGPNAYRFVDFLSESSQKLWQILPLNYPGYGNSPYNPISAFAGNPYLISPEKLVEKGLLKADDVNGSQGFDDHKVVFYKIIEHKARLLAKAFEYFQNQKPHTVLTEFDHFCYENALWLDDFSLFAALREKFEYTSWNTWEEGIRKRMDKELILWRNKLAERIRYYKFEQYLFEIQWRELREYAHKNNIHIIGDIPIFVSYDSADVWVNQELFYLDDEGNPTVISGVPPDEFSKEGQLWGNPLYNWDRMKQNDYLWWRDRIFHLLTLVDYMRIDHFIGFIRYWKVKPGSKTAQKGEWGKGPDADFFATIKQYLGDLPIIAEDLGIIIPRVDELRHEFELPGMKILQYSFALRDQRPHEFEENSITYPGTHDNDTIKTWFMNMQKYEPQIFETLTDYIDFDESESICWQMIECAYSTPSVWMIIQLQDILCLGQEARMNRPGTIEDNWVWRFTWGMIDDELSKKLKVLVYKYKR; this is encoded by the coding sequence ATGAAATTTAAACGCTCATGTGGTGTACTTCTGCATCCAACATCATTACCATCCAAGTATGGTATCGGTGACCTGGGACCAAATGCATACAGATTTGTTGATTTTCTTTCTGAATCCAGTCAGAAACTGTGGCAGATACTTCCTTTAAACTATCCTGGTTATGGAAATTCACCCTACAATCCAATCTCTGCTTTCGCAGGTAATCCGTATCTCATCAGTCCAGAGAAGCTTGTCGAAAAAGGACTTCTAAAAGCAGATGATGTGAATGGATCACAAGGATTTGATGATCATAAAGTTGTGTTCTACAAGATTATCGAACACAAGGCTCGTTTACTAGCAAAGGCGTTTGAATATTTCCAAAACCAGAAACCTCATACAGTACTGACTGAATTCGATCATTTCTGTTATGAGAACGCATTATGGCTGGATGATTTTAGTTTGTTTGCTGCACTTCGAGAAAAGTTTGAGTACACTTCCTGGAATACATGGGAAGAGGGTATAAGAAAACGAATGGACAAGGAACTGATCTTATGGCGAAATAAACTCGCTGAGCGAATCAGATACTACAAGTTTGAACAATATCTTTTCGAAATCCAATGGAGAGAACTTCGTGAATATGCCCACAAAAATAATATTCATATTATTGGTGATATTCCGATATTTGTATCGTATGATAGTGCGGATGTCTGGGTCAACCAGGAACTCTTTTATCTTGATGATGAAGGTAATCCGACTGTGATTTCTGGTGTACCACCCGACGAATTTTCAAAAGAAGGTCAACTCTGGGGAAATCCGCTGTATAATTGGGACAGGATGAAGCAAAATGACTATCTCTGGTGGCGGGATCGGATCTTTCATTTACTCACGCTGGTCGACTATATGAGGATCGATCATTTTATTGGATTTATCCGCTATTGGAAAGTAAAGCCCGGCTCTAAAACTGCACAGAAAGGTGAATGGGGAAAAGGTCCGGATGCCGACTTCTTTGCAACGATCAAGCAATATCTGGGTGATCTTCCAATTATTGCTGAGGATTTGGGAATAATCATTCCTCGTGTCGATGAACTTCGTCATGAATTTGAGCTGCCTGGCATGAAGATCCTGCAGTATTCTTTTGCACTACGTGACCAAAGACCTCATGAGTTTGAGGAGAATTCAATTACGTATCCTGGTACGCATGATAATGATACGATCAAAACCTGGTTTATGAATATGCAGAAATATGAACCACAGATTTTTGAGACTCTTACAGATTATATAGATTTTGATGAGAGTGAGTCAATTTGCTGGCAGATGATCGAGTGTGCGTATTCCACGCCTTCTGTGTGGATGATCATACAGCTGCAGGATATTCTCTGCCTTGGACAAGAAGCGAGGATGAACCGACCGGGAACCATTGAGGATAATTGGGTCTGGCGTTTTACGTGGGGTATGATCGATGATGAGTTAAGCAAGAAGCTTAAAGTTTTAGTCTACAAATATAAGAGATAG
- a CDS encoding T9SS type A sorting domain-containing protein, producing MKKILMILFSLFFVTYLYSAIYVPGTHNDWDLDSSNEAYLKSNLGSTDYYGITIQPSVDGEFKIADGSWDYTWGGGYWIPGVGHFDTRWTIASGGNNAEWNGDNISELKSYVHLCIEKPSDYHSMNIPVGIMTLSSAPISINDVDFTYNGNGSDATVDVTLSGNKCAEEKIYVRYTDNAGSWANDGFALASGSGTSYSATIPGSAVSTSTQFYVLTTTVTSTGSSDLDNYPDLMTINYSNNGGSFWTLPVELSTFTAQYINNTPTLYWTTQSETDNMGWLVYRNSKEDFTSATQLSDMIEGHGTTTQQQSYIYEDIITNPQVGDVYYYWLESIDYSGTVHHYNRVAIITIPDINDPQNGNTTPVMYDLFASPNPFADATEIKFILNQSASVDVQVYDIRGAMVKDFDTKHVTADQEIVIPWDGKDNSAKILANGIYFYSLVVNGNNYTTKKIIIMK from the coding sequence ATGAAGAAAATATTAATGATTTTATTCTCTTTATTCTTTGTTACATATCTTTATTCGGCTATCTATGTTCCCGGTACTCATAATGACTGGGATTTAGATTCTTCAAATGAAGCTTATCTTAAGTCGAATCTTGGTTCTACAGATTATTATGGAATTACTATACAACCAAGTGTAGATGGTGAATTCAAAATCGCTGATGGAAGTTGGGATTATACTTGGGGTGGTGGATATTGGATTCCAGGAGTTGGTCATTTTGACACTAGATGGACAATTGCATCAGGTGGTAATAATGCTGAATGGAATGGAGATAATATTTCAGAGTTAAAATCATATGTCCATCTATGTATTGAAAAACCTTCAGACTATCATTCTATGAATATTCCAGTAGGTATTATGACACTAAGTTCAGCACCAATATCAATAAATGATGTGGATTTCACCTACAATGGAAATGGTAGTGATGCAACTGTAGACGTTACATTAAGTGGAAATAAGTGCGCTGAGGAAAAAATTTATGTAAGATACACAGATAATGCTGGTAGTTGGGCTAATGATGGTTTTGCACTAGCATCAGGTTCTGGAACGTCTTATTCGGCAACAATTCCAGGATCAGCTGTAAGCACTTCTACTCAGTTTTATGTTTTGACAACAACAGTAACTTCGACTGGAAGTAGTGATCTTGACAACTATCCTGATTTGATGACTATAAATTATTCTAACAATGGTGGATCTTTTTGGACTCTCCCCGTCGAACTTTCAACTTTTACTGCACAATATATCAATAATACTCCTACTCTATACTGGACTACTCAATCAGAAACAGATAATATGGGTTGGTTAGTGTATCGTAATTCAAAAGAGGATTTCACTTCTGCAACTCAATTGTCCGACATGATCGAAGGACATGGAACGACTACACAGCAACAATCCTATATTTATGAAGATATAATAACTAATCCACAGGTTGGTGATGTTTATTATTACTGGCTAGAGAGTATTGACTATAGCGGTACCGTTCATCATTATAATCGTGTTGCTATTATTACCATTCCAGATATTAATGATCCACAGAATGGTAATACAACTCCAGTAATGTATGATCTATTTGCATCTCCGAATCCATTTGCAGATGCAACGGAGATTAAATTTATACTCAATCAATCTGCTTCGGTCGATGTGCAGGTCTATGATATAAGAGGTGCTATGGTAAAAGACTTTGATACAAAGCATGTAACTGCTGATCAAGAAATTGTGATTCCTTGGGATGGTAAGGATAACAGCGCTAAAATTCTTGCTAATGGAATTTATTTCTACTCTTTGGTAGTGAATGGTAATAACTATACTACTAAGAAAATTATTATAATGAAATAA
- a CDS encoding Ig-like domain-containing protein, producing MKKSIVFLLMLCIVYPLSAELNDTLRVHPELNGWNTTKMEFDDNLAEDFWYMTIEATSSDPDSSQYLFMNWSWGNRWVGGSGDVNEVVDLTFYNYDPGVSNWITTSVTENYYYTFKFKDVGYNNTQGIVLETSASPVSITSVTQSPVADSVTNEDLVTVTVDISTAKCSEEYIYVRYSTDNWTSDNLEEVSFTGTQGTAEIPAQTEGTLVSYYVFSTTVANPTSNFDFITLAYDNNAGNNYTYTVGGKPKVVSADPYNEYLFDVTFSEAMDTTTTLDPTNYSITSSKKDVTVEDVSMITNQIYRVETTGFESNTLYTVTVDTTVTDSNGSHLDPNNNTASFTSYEYAPITFVIVDTANVRLTNCYLKGSWNKETGIYDATWGGGATEQMYDDGTHGDVTPNDHFWSRLKYLVADSTKTWEWGAEDQNNQWLIVGPNPQFFVKSDSVQTLQYILPWVNQTSRDVTVTFGVYMGNLNHLWYNNGVSIQGNVSPLNWNSGSNLMNDPDNDSLYTVDITFPQGSPYDVEYKFTRKDNDNNWSWENIANRSFAIDDSSPTQILDWVYWDDVMPVPQNVTIAVVGSDVNLTWDGVFGATDYGVYRSTDPYSGFTLIGNTGGVTNYQDSGAGDNYRAGKFFYQIKGVR from the coding sequence ATGAAAAAAAGTATAGTCTTTTTGCTCATGTTATGTATAGTTTATCCTCTTTCTGCAGAATTGAATGACACTCTTCGTGTTCATCCAGAATTGAATGGGTGGAATACGACAAAAATGGAATTCGATGACAATCTTGCTGAGGATTTTTGGTATATGACTATTGAAGCAACTAGTTCAGATCCAGATTCTTCACAGTATCTTTTTATGAATTGGAGCTGGGGTAACCGTTGGGTAGGTGGTTCTGGTGATGTAAATGAAGTTGTTGATCTAACCTTTTATAATTATGATCCAGGAGTAAGTAATTGGATCACAACTAGTGTGACAGAAAATTATTATTATACCTTTAAATTCAAGGACGTAGGATATAATAATACTCAGGGAATTGTATTGGAAACCAGTGCTTCACCTGTAAGTATTACTTCTGTAACCCAGAGTCCTGTTGCTGATTCAGTAACAAATGAAGATCTTGTGACCGTTACTGTAGATATTTCAACAGCAAAGTGTTCAGAAGAGTATATCTACGTAAGATATTCTACTGATAATTGGACATCAGATAATCTAGAGGAAGTTTCTTTTACTGGAACACAAGGTACTGCTGAAATTCCCGCACAAACAGAAGGAACACTAGTGAGTTACTATGTATTTTCAACAACAGTTGCAAATCCGACATCGAATTTTGATTTTATCACATTAGCTTACGATAATAACGCTGGAAATAATTATACATATACAGTGGGTGGAAAACCAAAAGTTGTGTCAGCTGATCCATATAATGAGTATTTGTTTGATGTCACTTTTAGTGAAGCAATGGATACTACAACCACTCTTGATCCTACAAATTACTCGATCACATCAAGTAAAAAAGATGTTACAGTAGAAGATGTGAGTATGATAACAAACCAAATCTATAGAGTAGAAACGACAGGTTTCGAAAGCAATACACTATATACTGTGACAGTTGATACTACTGTAACAGATAGCAATGGCTCACATTTAGATCCCAATAACAACACAGCATCATTTACTTCTTATGAATATGCTCCTATTACGTTTGTTATCGTTGATACTGCTAATGTGCGATTGACGAATTGTTATCTTAAAGGGAGCTGGAATAAAGAGACAGGAATCTATGATGCTACTTGGGGTGGTGGTGCCACAGAACAGATGTATGATGACGGAACACATGGAGATGTGACACCCAATGATCATTTTTGGTCACGATTAAAATATCTTGTTGCAGATTCAACAAAGACTTGGGAGTGGGGAGCAGAAGATCAAAACAATCAGTGGCTTATTGTTGGACCAAATCCCCAATTTTTTGTAAAAAGTGATTCTGTACAAACGTTGCAGTATATTTTGCCCTGGGTTAATCAAACCTCAAGAGACGTGACTGTAACCTTTGGTGTGTATATGGGTAACCTCAATCATCTCTGGTATAACAATGGCGTTTCTATTCAAGGTAATGTATCCCCACTTAATTGGAATTCAGGAAGTAATCTTATGAACGATCCTGATAATGACTCACTCTATACGGTTGATATTACCTTCCCTCAAGGATCTCCCTACGATGTCGAATATAAATTTACCCGTAAGGATAACGATAATAATTGGTCATGGGAAAATATCGCCAACCGCTCATTTGCTATTGATGATTCGAGTCCTACGCAAATCCTTGATTGGGTTTACTGGGATGATGTAATGCCCGTTCCTCAGAACGTTACAATTGCTGTTGTTGGCAGTGATGTTAACCTGACCTGGGATGGTGTTTTTGGTGCAACAGATTATGGTGTATATCGAAGCACTGATCCCTATTCAGGTTTTACGCTGATCGGTAATACTGGTGGAGTAACAAATTACCAGGATTCCGGCGCTGGTGATAATTATCGAGCCGGAAAATTCTTCTACCAGATTAAAGGTGTTCGATAG